The Saccharopolyspora gregorii genomic interval TTCCTGCGGATGATCTCGCCGCTGTCCTGGGCGCCGATCGCGGTGGCCGTGTTCGGCATCGGGCACCGGCCGGTGACGTTCCTGGTGGCGGCCGCGGCGGTGTGGCCGATCGTGCTCAACACCGCCGCCGGGGTGCACGCCGTCTCACCCGGTCACGTCCGGGTGGCGCGGTCGCTCGGCGCGACCCGGTTCGAAGTGCTCACCAGCGTGGTGCTGCCGACCGCCCGCACCCACGTGCTGACCGGGTTGCGGCTGGCGCTCGGCATCGCGTGGGTGGTGCTGGTGCCCGCGGAGATGCTCGGCGTGGATTCCGGACTGGGGTACCAGATCCTCAACTCCCGCGACCAGCTCGCCTACGACCAGGTGATGGCGGTGATCCTGGTGATCGGCGTCCTCGGCTACCTCCTCGACGCCCTCGCCCGCACGCTGCTGCGCCCGCGGCGGTGAGCGCGGACCCGCCGCGCGCGTGATCACCGCCGCGCCCCGTGGGACGATCTCGGCGTGGTGAACGTCGCGCGTCCCGCTTCGTCGTGGCTGGTTCCCGCCTTGGTCGTGCTGCTGGCCGCCGGGGCGGGTTTCGGGCTCGCCGGGGTCGATTCCGGTGTGGTGCGCACGAGCACCGTCGTCGACGGCGTGCCGGTCGACCTGGTGCGCCCCGCCGCGTCGGCCGGGTCCGCTCCGGGAGTAGTGGTGGCGCACGGGCACGCCGCGAGCCGCCGCCTGATGGCCGACTGGGGGACGACGCTGGCGCGGTCCGGGTTCGCCGTCGCGCTGCCGGACTTCGCCGGGCACGGGGCCAATCCGGCGCCGCTGCCCGACGGGCCGGAGCGGGAGGTGCGGCTGGCGGCGGACCTCGATGCGGCCGTCGGGCTGCTGCGGCGGACGCCCGGAGTCGATCCGGAGCGGATCGGGCTGGTCGGCCATTCCATGGGGGCCGGTGCGGTGCACCGGTACGCGGCGGAGCATCCCGCGATCGCCGCGACGGTGGCCGTGTCGCTGCCCGGCTCCGATATCCCACCGGACCCGGCGCTGCCCGCGGACCTGCTGCTGCTCACC includes:
- a CDS encoding ABC transporter permease — encoded protein: MTTLSPRGAEDTSPARTDRPGLAHRAGPPLVAVLVAVAVWWLVTDVLTGDRLLTAFAPQHAVAAIGDLLARGVLLPDVAASLWRLLLGMLIAAVVGVPVGLLVGSLDVVERATRPVFQFLRMISPLSWAPIAVAVFGIGHRPVTFLVAAAAVWPIVLNTAAGVHAVSPGHVRVARSLGATRFEVLTSVVLPTARTHVLTGLRLALGIAWVVLVPAEMLGVDSGLGYQILNSRDQLAYDQVMAVILVIGVLGYLLDALARTLLRPRR